In a single window of the Streptomyces sp. NBC_00094 genome:
- the tsf gene encoding translation elongation factor Ts, with amino-acid sequence MANYTAADVKKLRELTGAGMMDCKKALDEADGDVDKAVEALRIKGQKGVAKREGRSAENGAVVSLIADDNTSGVLVELKCETDFVAKGDKFQAVADQLAAHVAATSPADLEALLASEIEAGKTVQAFVDEANANLGEKIVLDRFAQYADGFVFSYMHRTMPDLPPQIGVLVEFDKADAAVAKGIAQHIAAFAPKYLTREDVPAEVVETERRVAEETTRAEGKPEAALPKIVEGRVNGFFKDATLLGQPYALDNKKSVQQILDEAGVTLKRFTRIKVGI; translated from the coding sequence ATGGCGAACTACACCGCCGCTGACGTCAAGAAGCTCCGCGAGCTCACCGGCGCCGGCATGATGGACTGCAAGAAGGCCCTGGACGAGGCCGACGGCGATGTCGACAAGGCCGTAGAGGCCCTGCGCATCAAGGGCCAGAAGGGTGTCGCCAAGCGTGAGGGCCGCTCCGCCGAGAACGGCGCCGTGGTCTCCCTCATCGCCGACGACAACACCTCCGGTGTCCTCGTCGAGCTGAAGTGCGAGACGGACTTCGTCGCCAAGGGTGACAAGTTCCAGGCCGTCGCCGACCAGCTTGCCGCTCACGTCGCCGCCACCTCCCCGGCCGACCTGGAGGCGCTGCTCGCCTCCGAGATCGAGGCCGGCAAGACCGTGCAGGCGTTCGTCGACGAGGCCAACGCCAACCTCGGCGAGAAGATCGTCCTGGACCGCTTCGCGCAGTACGCCGACGGCTTCGTCTTCTCGTACATGCACCGCACGATGCCGGACCTCCCGCCGCAGATCGGTGTCCTCGTCGAGTTCGACAAGGCCGACGCCGCCGTCGCCAAGGGCATCGCCCAGCACATCGCCGCCTTCGCGCCGAAGTACCTCACCCGTGAGGACGTTCCGGCCGAGGTCGTCGAGACCGAGCGTCGCGTCGCCGAGGAGACCACCCGCGCCGAGGGCAAGCCCGAGGCCGCGCTCCCGAAGATCGTCGAGGGTCGCGTGAACGGCTTCTTCAAGGACGCGACGCTGCTCGGTCAGCCGTACGCCCTTGACAACAAGAAGTCCGTCCAGCAGATCCTGGACGAGGCCGGTGTCACCCTGAAGCGCTTCACCCGCATCAAGGTCGGCATCTGA
- a CDS encoding M23 family metallopeptidase, translated as MRLMTLLLALGLLWPVAPPPPEILRGWQPPAGPYAPGHRGVDLAAPPNTPVLAPTAGTVTFAGPVGGRGVLTLTLPATGTPPLRTTFSPVTPLVRAGTRVRPGTLLARVAPNSHCPENCLHWGLLRGTTYLNPLLLTRRPPSRLLPPADRGVRGEGDISAGGLGTRGPGAAAGRTSGVSFGER; from the coding sequence ATGCGCCTCATGACCCTGCTCCTGGCCCTCGGCCTGCTCTGGCCGGTGGCCCCGCCGCCGCCCGAGATCCTCCGCGGCTGGCAACCCCCGGCCGGCCCGTACGCCCCCGGGCACCGGGGCGTCGACCTGGCGGCCCCACCGAACACCCCGGTCCTCGCCCCCACCGCCGGAACGGTCACCTTCGCGGGCCCGGTCGGCGGCCGCGGGGTCCTCACCCTCACCCTCCCGGCCACGGGCACTCCCCCGCTCCGCACGACCTTCTCCCCGGTGACCCCGCTGGTACGAGCGGGCACCCGGGTCCGGCCGGGCACCCTCCTGGCCCGAGTCGCACCGAACAGCCACTGCCCGGAGAACTGCCTCCACTGGGGCCTCCTCCGCGGCACCACCTACCTGAACCCCCTCCTCCTCACGAGAAGACCCCCCTCACGTCTCCTCCCCCCGGCCGACCGAGGCGTGCGGGGTGAGGGAGACATCTCGGCCGGGGGGCTCGGCACTCGGGGTCCGGGCGCGGCGGCGGGGAGGACTTCGGGGGTCAGCTTCGGGGAGCGGTGA
- a CDS encoding NUDIX hydrolase, translating to MTDSGARQVARVVLLDPDDRILLLHGYEPEDPADTWWFTPGGGLEGDETRAEAALRELAEETGITDAELGPVLWQRYCSFPFDGRRWDQDEWYYLARVRRTGTEPRPQALTELETRSLAGLRWWTSAELSAARETVYPTRLAELLRTLLDEGPPSAPVVLAPEIV from the coding sequence ATGACGGATTCCGGCGCGCGGCAGGTGGCCAGGGTCGTCCTCCTCGACCCCGACGACCGCATCCTGCTGCTGCACGGATACGAACCCGAGGACCCCGCCGACACCTGGTGGTTCACCCCCGGCGGAGGCCTGGAGGGCGACGAGACCCGGGCGGAGGCGGCGCTGCGCGAACTGGCCGAGGAGACCGGCATCACCGACGCCGAACTCGGACCGGTGCTGTGGCAGCGGTACTGCTCCTTCCCCTTCGACGGCCGCCGCTGGGACCAGGACGAGTGGTACTACCTCGCCCGTGTACGCCGCACCGGGACGGAGCCCCGCCCCCAGGCCCTCACGGAGCTGGAGACCCGCAGCCTCGCGGGCCTCAGATGGTGGACCTCCGCCGAACTGTCGGCGGCCCGTGAGACGGTGTACCCGACCAGACTCGCCGAGCTGCTGCGCACGCTGCTCGACGAGGGACCTCCGAGTGCGCCGGTGGTCCTCGCCCCGGAAATCGTCTAG
- a CDS encoding DUF2469 domain-containing protein, which yields MSAEDLEKYETEMELKLYREYRDVVGLFKYVIETERRFYLTNDYEMQVHSVQGEVFFEVSMADAWVWDMYRPARFVKQVRVLTFKDVNIEELNKSDLELPGS from the coding sequence ATGAGCGCCGAGGACCTCGAGAAGTACGAGACCGAGATGGAGCTGAAGCTCTACCGGGAGTACCGCGACGTCGTCGGGCTGTTCAAATACGTGATCGAGACCGAGCGGCGCTTCTACCTCACCAATGACTACGAGATGCAGGTGCACTCGGTGCAGGGCGAGGTCTTCTTCGAGGTCAGCATGGCCGATGCCTGGGTGTGGGACATGTACAGGCCTGCCAGGTTCGTCAAGCAGGTCCGCGTGCTCACTTTCAAGGACGTGAACATCGAGGAGCTCAACAAGAGCGACCTCGAACTCCCCGGCAGCTGA
- a CDS encoding phosphatidate cytidylyltransferase, translated as MNDSSWGAPAGIGRGGPDQGPAPAGPADDRHQAAQTRPMPIVPDVPAGGFQDGHGRGAAHQSGPLFRDETPHEHPQEPMSSPTPPPPPAPTAPRQKKSAGRDLGAAIGVGVGLGAVIAASLFIWKPAFIGVIAVAVVVGLWELTSRLQERKAIKAPLVPLAVGGAAMVVAGYVRGPEGAWVAMALTALAVLVWRMTEPPEGYLKDVTAGVFAAFYVPFLATFVAMLLTADDGPQRVLTFLILTVVSDTGAYAVGWRFGKHKLAPRISPGKTREGLLGAVAFAMAAGALCMEFMIDDGTWWQGLLLGLAVAASATLGDLGESMIKRDLGIKDMGTLLPGHGGIMDRLDSLLPTAPVVWLLLALFVGTG; from the coding sequence ATGAACGACTCTTCCTGGGGGGCCCCGGCCGGTATCGGCCGTGGGGGACCCGACCAGGGGCCTGCCCCGGCGGGTCCCGCAGACGATCGGCATCAGGCGGCGCAGACTCGGCCCATGCCCATCGTGCCCGACGTTCCCGCCGGCGGATTCCAGGACGGTCACGGCCGGGGGGCCGCTCACCAGAGCGGTCCCCTGTTCCGTGACGAGACGCCGCACGAGCACCCGCAGGAGCCCATGTCCAGCCCCACTCCGCCTCCGCCGCCCGCGCCGACGGCGCCACGGCAGAAGAAGAGCGCGGGGCGTGACCTGGGCGCGGCCATAGGAGTCGGGGTCGGTCTCGGCGCCGTCATCGCCGCCTCGCTGTTCATCTGGAAGCCGGCGTTCATCGGTGTGATAGCGGTCGCCGTGGTCGTCGGTCTGTGGGAGCTCACCTCGCGCCTCCAGGAGCGCAAGGCGATCAAGGCTCCGCTGGTCCCGCTCGCGGTCGGCGGTGCGGCGATGGTCGTCGCCGGCTACGTGCGGGGTCCCGAGGGCGCCTGGGTCGCGATGGCCCTGACGGCGCTCGCGGTGCTGGTCTGGCGGATGACGGAGCCGCCCGAGGGCTATCTGAAGGACGTCACGGCGGGCGTGTTCGCCGCGTTCTACGTGCCGTTCCTGGCGACCTTCGTGGCGATGCTGCTCACCGCGGACGACGGTCCGCAGCGGGTGCTGACCTTCCTGATCCTCACGGTGGTCAGCGACACCGGGGCGTACGCGGTCGGCTGGCGCTTCGGCAAGCACAAGCTGGCGCCGAGGATCAGCCCCGGCAAGACCCGCGAGGGTCTGCTCGGCGCGGTGGCCTTCGCCATGGCGGCGGGCGCGCTGTGCATGGAGTTCATGATCGACGACGGGACCTGGTGGCAGGGTCTGCTCCTCGGTCTCGCGGTGGCGGCGAGCGCGACGCTCGGCGACCTCGGCGAGTCGATGATCAAGCGCGATCTCGGCATCAAGGACATGGGCACCCTGCTTCCCGGCCACGGCGGCATCATGGACCGGCTGGACTCGTTGCTGCCGACGGCGCCGGTGGTGTGGTTGCTGCTGGCGCTGTTCGTCGGGACGGGTTGA
- the rpsB gene encoding 30S ribosomal protein S2, with protein MAVVTMRELLESGVHFGHQTRRWNPKMKRFIFTERNGIYIIDLLQSLSYIDRAFEFVKETVAHGGSIMFVGTKKQAQEAIAEQATRVGMPYVNQRWLGGMLTNFSTVYKRLQRLKELEQIDFEDVAASGLTKKELLVLSREKAKLEKTLGGIREMSKVPSAVWIVDTKKEHIAVGEARKLKIPVVAILDTNCDPDEVDYKIPGNDDAIRSVTLLTRVIADAVAEGLIARSGAATGDSKPGEKAAGEPLAEWERDLLEGEKKADDAEVQTSAETEKVADAEAADAAEVVAEAAAEVVAEAPAADAEQA; from the coding sequence ATGGCCGTCGTCACGATGCGGGAGCTGCTGGAAAGCGGCGTCCACTTCGGTCACCAGACCCGTCGTTGGAACCCGAAGATGAAGCGCTTCATCTTCACGGAGCGCAACGGCATCTACATCATCGACCTGCTCCAGTCGCTGTCGTACATCGACCGCGCCTTCGAGTTCGTCAAGGAGACCGTCGCGCACGGCGGCTCCATCATGTTCGTCGGTACGAAGAAGCAGGCCCAGGAGGCCATCGCCGAGCAGGCGACGCGTGTCGGCATGCCGTACGTCAACCAGCGTTGGCTCGGTGGCATGCTCACCAACTTCTCCACCGTCTACAAGCGTCTGCAGCGCCTCAAGGAGCTCGAGCAGATCGACTTCGAGGACGTCGCCGCCTCGGGTCTCACCAAGAAGGAGCTCCTGGTCCTCTCTCGCGAGAAGGCCAAGCTGGAGAAGACCCTCGGTGGTATCCGCGAGATGTCCAAGGTTCCCAGCGCCGTCTGGATCGTGGACACGAAGAAGGAGCACATCGCCGTCGGCGAGGCTCGCAAGCTCAAGATCCCGGTCGTCGCGATCCTCGACACCAACTGCGACCCCGACGAGGTCGACTACAAGATCCCGGGCAACGACGACGCGATCCGCTCCGTCACCCTGCTCACCCGCGTGATCGCCGACGCCGTCGCCGAGGGCCTCATCGCCCGTTCCGGTGCCGCGACCGGTGACTCGAAGCCGGGCGAGAAGGCCGCCGGCGAGCCCCTCGCCGAGTGGGAGCGCGACCTGCTCGAGGGTGAGAAGAAGGCCGACGACGCCGAGGTCCAGACCTCCGCCGAGACCGAGAAGGTCGCGGACGCCGAGGCTGCCGACGCCGCCGAGGTCGTGGCCGAGGCCGCTGCCGAGGTCGTCGCCGAGGCTCCGGCCGCGGACGCCGAGCAGGCCTGA
- the pyrH gene encoding UMP kinase, whose amino-acid sequence MNQGAVQGDDNNGKKAGRYMLKLSGEAFSGGTGLGVDPNVVHAIAREIAAVVRDGAEIAVVIGGGNFFRGAELQQRGMDRARSDYMGMLGTVMNCLALQDFLEKEGIDSRVQTAITMGQVAEPYIPLRAVRHLEKGRVVIFGAGMGMPYFSTDTTAAQRALEIDAEALLMGKNGVDGVYDSDPKANPNAVKFDALEYGEVLSRDLKVADATAITLCRDNKLPILVFELLTEGNIARAVKGEKIGTLVSDQGTRA is encoded by the coding sequence ATGAACCAGGGCGCCGTACAGGGCGACGACAACAACGGCAAAAAGGCCGGCCGCTACATGCTGAAGCTGTCCGGAGAAGCCTTCTCCGGCGGTACGGGCCTGGGCGTCGACCCCAACGTCGTGCACGCCATCGCGCGTGAGATCGCGGCGGTCGTACGCGACGGCGCGGAGATCGCGGTGGTGATCGGCGGCGGCAACTTCTTCCGTGGCGCCGAGCTCCAGCAGCGCGGCATGGACCGGGCCCGCTCGGACTACATGGGCATGCTCGGCACCGTGATGAACTGCCTCGCTCTCCAGGACTTCCTGGAGAAGGAGGGCATCGACTCCCGCGTCCAGACCGCCATCACCATGGGCCAGGTCGCCGAGCCGTACATTCCGCTGCGCGCCGTCCGCCACCTGGAGAAGGGCCGTGTGGTCATCTTCGGTGCGGGCATGGGCATGCCGTACTTCTCCACCGACACCACCGCTGCCCAGCGGGCCCTGGAGATCGACGCCGAGGCCCTGCTCATGGGCAAGAACGGCGTGGACGGGGTCTACGACTCCGACCCGAAGGCCAACCCCAACGCGGTCAAGTTCGACGCGCTGGAATACGGCGAGGTGCTCTCCCGCGACCTCAAGGTCGCCGACGCCACCGCCATCACCCTGTGCCGGGACAACAAGCTCCCGATCCTCGTCTTCGAACTGCTCACCGAGGGCAATATCGCTCGCGCGGTGAAGGGTGAGAAGATCGGCACGCTCGTGAGCGACCAGGGCACCCGGGCCTGA
- the frr gene encoding ribosome recycling factor, with amino-acid sequence MIEETLLEAEEKMEKAVVVAKEDFAAIRTGRAHPAMFNKIVADYYGAITPINQLASFSVPEPRMAVVTPFDKSALRNIEQAIRDSDLGVNPSNDGNIIRVVFPELTEERRREYIKVAKSKAEDSKISIRSVRRKAKESIDKLVKDGEVGEDDGRRAEKELDDTTAKYVAQVDELLKHKEAELLEV; translated from the coding sequence GTGATCGAAGAGACCCTCCTCGAGGCCGAGGAGAAGATGGAGAAGGCCGTCGTGGTCGCCAAGGAGGACTTCGCCGCGATCCGCACCGGCCGTGCGCACCCGGCGATGTTCAACAAGATCGTGGCCGACTACTACGGCGCCATCACCCCCATCAACCAGCTCGCGTCGTTCTCCGTTCCGGAGCCGCGCATGGCTGTGGTGACCCCGTTCGACAAGAGCGCCCTGCGCAACATCGAGCAGGCGATCCGGGACTCGGACCTCGGTGTCAACCCGAGCAACGACGGCAACATCATCCGGGTGGTGTTCCCCGAGCTGACCGAGGAGCGCCGCCGGGAGTACATCAAGGTGGCCAAGAGCAAGGCCGAGGACTCGAAGATCTCGATCCGCTCGGTGCGCCGCAAGGCCAAGGAGTCCATCGACAAGCTCGTCAAGGACGGCGAGGTCGGCGAGGACGACGGCCGTCGCGCCGAGAAGGAGCTCGACGACACCACCGCGAAGTACGTCGCGCAGGTGGACGAGCTGCTGAAGCACAAGGAAGCCGAGCTGCTCGAGGTCTGA
- a CDS encoding YifB family Mg chelatase-like AAA ATPase gives MGFARTCSVALVGVEGVVVEVQADLEPGVAAFTLVGLPDKSLSESRDRVRAAVVNSGAEWPQKKLTVGLSPASVPKSGSSFDLAVAAAVLGAAERLDPRAIADLVLIGELGLDGRVRPVRGVLPAVLAAADAGYRQVVVPEQTAGEAALVPGVSVLGVRTLRQLIAVLTDEPVPDEEPTEEGRPDAMLAGLLVPGAGLGTGLAADPAEGPDLADVAGQHRARRALEIAAAGSHHLLLSGPPGAGKTMLAERLQGILPPLTRQESLEVTAVHSVAGILPPGEPLVRRAPYCAPHHSATMQSLVGGGNGLPRPGAVSLAHRGILFLDEAPEFSGKVLDALRQPLESGHVVIARAAGVVRLPARFLLALAANPCPCGRHTLQGAGCECPASLVRRYQARLSGPLLDRVDLRVEVEPVTRADLLGRGGRGETTATVADRVHEARARAAARLADTPWHVNSEIPGHELRTRYLAAPGALATAERDIERGLLTARGLDRVLRVAWTVADLAGHDRPDSQDIALALEMRTGIARGVPVGAGERA, from the coding sequence ATGGGATTCGCCCGCACCTGCTCCGTCGCCCTCGTCGGCGTCGAAGGCGTCGTCGTCGAGGTCCAGGCCGACCTCGAACCAGGCGTCGCCGCCTTCACCCTCGTCGGCCTCCCCGACAAGAGCCTCAGCGAGAGCCGAGACCGCGTCCGCGCCGCCGTCGTCAACTCCGGCGCGGAATGGCCCCAGAAGAAACTCACCGTCGGCCTCAGCCCGGCATCCGTCCCCAAGAGCGGCAGCAGCTTCGACCTGGCCGTCGCCGCCGCCGTCCTCGGCGCCGCCGAGCGCCTCGACCCCCGGGCCATCGCCGACCTCGTCCTCATCGGTGAACTCGGGCTCGACGGACGCGTCCGCCCCGTCCGCGGAGTCCTGCCCGCCGTCCTCGCCGCCGCCGATGCCGGATACCGCCAGGTCGTCGTCCCCGAACAGACCGCGGGCGAGGCCGCGCTCGTGCCCGGTGTCTCCGTCCTCGGCGTCCGCACCCTCCGTCAACTGATCGCCGTCCTCACCGACGAACCCGTCCCCGACGAGGAACCCACCGAGGAAGGACGACCCGACGCCATGCTCGCCGGCCTCCTCGTCCCCGGCGCGGGCCTCGGCACCGGACTCGCCGCCGACCCCGCCGAAGGGCCCGACCTCGCCGACGTCGCCGGTCAGCACAGGGCCCGCCGCGCCCTGGAGATCGCCGCCGCGGGCAGCCACCACCTCCTGCTTTCCGGCCCTCCAGGCGCCGGAAAGACCATGCTGGCCGAACGACTCCAGGGCATCCTCCCGCCCCTCACCCGGCAGGAATCCCTCGAAGTCACCGCCGTCCACTCCGTCGCCGGCATCCTCCCGCCCGGTGAACCCCTCGTCCGGCGCGCTCCTTACTGCGCGCCGCACCACTCCGCCACCATGCAGTCCCTCGTCGGTGGCGGGAACGGCCTCCCCAGGCCCGGCGCCGTCTCCCTCGCGCACCGGGGAATCCTCTTCCTGGACGAAGCCCCCGAGTTCTCCGGCAAGGTCCTCGACGCGCTCCGCCAGCCCCTCGAATCCGGACACGTCGTCATCGCCCGCGCCGCGGGCGTCGTCCGCCTCCCCGCCCGCTTCCTCCTCGCCCTCGCCGCCAACCCCTGCCCCTGCGGACGGCACACCCTTCAAGGCGCCGGCTGCGAATGCCCCGCCTCTCTCGTCCGCCGCTACCAGGCCCGTCTCTCCGGGCCCCTGCTCGACCGCGTCGACCTGCGGGTCGAGGTCGAACCCGTCACCCGCGCCGACCTCCTCGGGCGGGGCGGCCGGGGTGAGACCACCGCGACCGTCGCCGACCGCGTGCACGAAGCCAGGGCCCGCGCCGCCGCACGCCTCGCCGATACGCCCTGGCACGTCAACAGCGAGATCCCCGGACACGAACTCCGTACCCGCTACCTCGCCGCACCCGGCGCCCTCGCCACCGCCGAACGCGATATCGAACGGGGGCTCCTCACCGCCCGCGGCCTCGACCGCGTCCTTCGCGTCGCCTGGACCGTCGCCGACCTCGCCGGACACGACAGGCCCGACAGCCAGGACATCGCCCTGGCACTCGAAATGCGCACCGGCATCGCGCGCGGCGTCCCCGTCGGAGCGGGGGAGCGCGCATGA
- a CDS encoding TetR/AcrR family transcriptional regulator, translating into MAEHRTMQRGALLDAARSLLSEGGTEALTFPALAERTGLARSSVYEYFRSRAAVVEELCAVDFPVWAAEVENAMAGADTPEGKVEAYVRAQLTLVGDRRHRAVVAISASELDDGAREKIRAAHGGLVAMIVEALAALGQSEPRLGAMLLQGVVDAAVRRIELGAAEDPDAIAEAAVTMALHGVTAPRS; encoded by the coding sequence GTGGCCGAGCACCGGACGATGCAGCGAGGCGCCCTGCTGGACGCCGCGCGTTCCCTGCTGTCCGAGGGCGGTACGGAGGCGTTGACCTTCCCCGCGCTCGCCGAGCGGACGGGCCTGGCCCGGTCCTCGGTCTACGAGTACTTCCGATCGCGCGCGGCCGTCGTCGAGGAGCTGTGCGCCGTCGACTTCCCCGTCTGGGCCGCCGAGGTCGAGAACGCCATGGCCGGTGCCGATACGCCCGAGGGCAAGGTCGAGGCGTACGTCCGCGCCCAGCTGACCCTCGTCGGGGACCGGCGCCACCGAGCCGTCGTCGCGATCTCCGCGAGCGAGCTGGACGACGGCGCCCGCGAGAAGATCCGCGCGGCCCACGGCGGCCTCGTCGCCATGATCGTCGAAGCCCTCGCCGCGCTGGGTCAGTCCGAACCCCGCCTGGGCGCCATGCTTCTCCAGGGAGTCGTGGACGCGGCCGTCCGCCGCATCGAGCTCGGCGCGGCGGAGGACCCCGACGCCATCGCGGAAGCCGCGGTGACCATGGCCCTCCACGGCGTCACCGCTCCCCGAAGCTGA
- the dprA gene encoding DNA-processing protein DprA, whose amino-acid sequence MTGSEPDERLVRATLTRAVEPGDEHAGRWLRRYGATGFLDRLLHSGGDDPFPGTGAKRVDSWRRRATTAEPARDLDTVHRLGGRFLVPGDIEWPRQLDDLGDARPLGLWIRGPADLRTWALSSVALVGARACTPYGAHTAADLATGLARQGWVVVSGAAYGIDGAAHRGALAAGGATVAVLACGVDTPYPRGHGQLIDRIAEQGLVVGELPPESHPTRSRFILRNRLIAALTRGTVVVEAQHRSGSLVTARAAARLGRHTMGVPGPVTSALSAGVHELLRGDAVLVTDAQEIVELVGAMGELAPARRGPVLPRDLLAPATAHILEAVPARGPTPTTVIARRAGTHPDDTLAKLYELHSLGFVERYGEGWQLTNTGTQRSNARRGDT is encoded by the coding sequence ATGACCGGCTCCGAGCCGGACGAGCGCCTCGTCCGCGCCACCCTCACCCGGGCCGTCGAACCCGGCGACGAACACGCGGGGCGCTGGCTCCGCCGCTACGGCGCCACCGGTTTCCTCGACCGCCTCCTGCACTCCGGCGGCGACGACCCCTTCCCCGGCACGGGAGCGAAACGCGTCGACAGCTGGCGACGACGCGCCACCACCGCCGAACCGGCCCGCGACCTCGACACCGTCCACCGGCTCGGCGGCCGCTTCCTCGTCCCCGGCGACATCGAATGGCCGCGTCAACTCGACGACCTCGGCGACGCCCGCCCTCTCGGCCTCTGGATCCGGGGCCCGGCCGACCTGCGTACCTGGGCCCTGAGCTCCGTCGCCCTCGTCGGAGCCCGCGCCTGCACCCCGTACGGCGCCCACACCGCCGCCGACCTCGCCACCGGCCTCGCCCGGCAGGGCTGGGTCGTCGTCTCCGGCGCCGCCTACGGCATCGACGGCGCCGCCCACCGGGGCGCCCTCGCCGCCGGCGGGGCCACCGTCGCGGTCCTCGCCTGCGGCGTCGACACCCCGTACCCCCGCGGCCACGGTCAGCTCATCGACCGCATCGCGGAACAAGGGCTCGTCGTCGGGGAGCTCCCGCCGGAGAGTCACCCCACCCGGAGCCGCTTCATCCTCCGCAACCGCCTGATCGCCGCCCTCACCCGGGGCACCGTCGTCGTCGAGGCCCAGCACCGCAGCGGCTCCCTCGTCACCGCCCGGGCCGCCGCCCGCCTCGGCCGCCACACCATGGGCGTCCCCGGCCCCGTCACGAGCGCGCTCTCCGCCGGCGTCCACGAACTCCTCCGCGGCGACGCCGTCCTCGTCACCGACGCCCAGGAGATCGTCGAACTCGTCGGCGCCATGGGTGAACTCGCCCCCGCCCGACGCGGCCCCGTCCTGCCCCGCGACCTGCTCGCCCCCGCCACCGCGCACATCCTCGAAGCCGTCCCCGCCCGTGGCCCCACCCCCACCACGGTCATCGCCCGCCGTGCCGGAACCCACCCCGACGACACCCTCGCCAAGCTGTACGAACTGCACTCTCTCGGCTTCGTCGAACGGTACGGAGAGGGCTGGCAGTTGACGAACACGGGCACACAGCGATCGAACGCGCGGCGAGGCGATACTTGA
- the whiG gene encoding RNA polymerase sigma factor WhiG has protein sequence MPQHTSGSDRAAVPPAARGAVRPPAPTSLDELWRSYKDTGDERLREQLILHYSPLVKYVAGRVSVGLPSNVEQADFVSSGVFGLIDAIEKFDVERAIKFETYAITRIRGAMIDELRALDWIPRSVRQKARNVERAYATLEAQLRRTPSESEVAAEMDVTLEELHAVFSQLSLANVVALEELLHVGGEGGDRLSLMDTLEDTAADNPVEVAEDHELRRLLARAINTLPEREKTVVTLYYYEGLTLAEIGNVLGVTESRVSQIHTKSVLQLRAKLADVGR, from the coding sequence ATGCCCCAGCACACCTCCGGGTCTGACCGCGCTGCGGTGCCCCCAGCAGCCCGGGGCGCCGTGCGACCGCCCGCACCGACCTCGCTCGACGAGCTGTGGCGGTCGTACAAGGACACGGGCGACGAGCGGCTGCGGGAACAGCTGATCCTGCACTACTCGCCGCTGGTCAAGTACGTCGCCGGACGCGTCAGTGTGGGGCTGCCGTCCAACGTGGAACAGGCCGATTTCGTCTCCTCCGGAGTCTTCGGCCTCATCGACGCCATCGAGAAGTTCGACGTCGAGCGCGCCATCAAGTTCGAGACGTACGCCATCACCCGCATCCGCGGCGCCATGATCGACGAACTCCGCGCCCTGGACTGGATCCCGCGCTCCGTCCGCCAGAAGGCGCGCAACGTCGAACGCGCCTACGCGACCCTCGAAGCGCAGCTCCGCCGGACCCCCTCCGAGAGCGAGGTCGCCGCGGAGATGGACGTCACGCTGGAGGAACTGCACGCGGTTTTCAGCCAGTTGTCCCTGGCGAACGTCGTCGCTCTGGAGGAGCTGCTGCACGTCGGCGGCGAGGGCGGCGACCGGCTCTCCCTGATGGACACCCTGGAGGACACGGCGGCGGACAACCCCGTCGAGGTCGCGGAGGACCATGAGCTGCGCCGGCTGCTCGCCCGTGCGATCAACACGCTCCCCGAGCGGGAGAAGACCGTCGTCACGCTCTACTACTACGAGGGCCTCACCCTGGCCGAGATCGGTAACGTCCTCGGTGTCACGGAGAGCCGCGTCAGCCAGATCCACACCAAGTCCGTGCTCCAGCTCCGAGCCAAGCTGGCCGACGTCGGACGCTGA